A part of Denitratisoma oestradiolicum genomic DNA contains:
- the dprA gene encoding DNA-processing protein DprA, with protein MKLEEARDWLRLAAVPGLGGASQRLLLKAFGLPEAIFEARPTALAAVVGESLAQRIAGAEDDAALEAGLAWLAEPDNHLLTLADPEYPRSLLDTEDPPPLLYVKGRLELLGRPALAVVGSRNGTAQGERNARAFAATLSQAGLTIVSGLALGIDAAAHRGGLEGIGTTVAVIGTGPDRIYPARNAELARQIAAQGAIVSEFPVGTPALAGNFPRRNRIIAGLAQGCLVVEAAERSGSLITARLAAEAGREVFAIPGSIHSPQSRGCHKLIKQGAKLVESAQDVLEELRLTIFSERSEPDNTPSPREGGGGGFSFDVANSGEDLLLSAIGHDSCTLDTLVQRTGLTPDNLLAMLLPLELEGRLAQLPGGLYQRLA; from the coding sequence ATGAAGCTGGAAGAAGCCCGGGACTGGCTGCGTCTGGCTGCGGTTCCCGGCCTGGGGGGCGCCTCCCAACGCCTGCTGCTGAAAGCCTTCGGCCTGCCAGAAGCCATTTTCGAAGCCCGACCCACCGCCCTGGCGGCCGTGGTCGGGGAAAGCCTGGCTCAGCGCATCGCCGGGGCGGAGGATGACGCGGCCCTGGAAGCGGGCCTGGCCTGGCTGGCGGAGCCGGACAACCATCTGCTGACCCTGGCCGACCCCGAATATCCCCGCAGCCTGCTGGATACCGAAGATCCGCCGCCCCTGCTCTATGTCAAAGGCCGGCTGGAACTGCTGGGGCGCCCGGCCCTGGCCGTCGTCGGCAGTCGCAACGGCACCGCCCAGGGGGAACGGAATGCACGGGCCTTCGCCGCCACCCTGTCCCAGGCGGGGCTGACCATCGTCAGCGGCCTGGCCCTGGGCATCGATGCCGCCGCCCACCGGGGTGGCCTGGAGGGGATCGGCACCACCGTCGCGGTGATCGGCACCGGCCCCGACCGCATCTACCCGGCCCGCAATGCCGAACTGGCTCGGCAGATCGCTGCCCAGGGCGCCATCGTCAGCGAATTTCCGGTAGGCACGCCAGCTCTGGCCGGCAATTTCCCCCGCCGCAACCGCATCATCGCCGGCCTGGCCCAGGGCTGTCTGGTGGTGGAGGCGGCGGAACGCAGCGGCTCCCTGATCACCGCCCGCTTGGCGGCCGAAGCGGGCCGGGAGGTCTTCGCGATCCCTGGCTCCATCCATTCCCCCCAGTCACGGGGCTGCCACAAGCTGATCAAGCAGGGGGCCAAGCTGGTGGAATCGGCCCAGGATGTTCTAGAAGAGCTTCGATTGACCATTTTTTCCGAGCGTAGCGAGCCAGACAATACCCCCTCCCCCAGGGAGGGGGGCGGGGGAGGATTCTCGTTTGATGTGGCCAATAGCGGAGAGGACTTGCTCCTCTCCGCTATTGGCCACGATTCCTGTACTCTGGACACCCTGGTCCAGCGTACCGGCTTGACGCCGGACAACCTTCTTGCGATGCTGTTGCCGCTGGAACTGGAAGGTCGCCTGGCGCAATTGCCCGGCGGCCTGTATCAGCGACTCGCCTGA
- a CDS encoding DUF494 family protein yields the protein MIDILVYLFENYLPEACPAPDALARKLSAAGFEEDEISEALDWLEGLDRRDSAVLRLRPQGSALRMFDEREASRLPLECRGFLMFLEQAGTLDPETRETVIERALALTDGEVSLSKLKVIVLTVMWRSQQEFDALVLEELLSEDEDGERLCH from the coding sequence ATGATCGATATCCTCGTCTATCTGTTTGAGAACTATCTGCCGGAAGCCTGCCCGGCCCCCGATGCCCTGGCCCGCAAGTTGTCTGCGGCCGGCTTCGAGGAGGACGAGATTTCCGAGGCCCTGGACTGGCTGGAGGGCCTGGACCGGCGCGACAGCGCCGTATTGCGCCTGCGCCCCCAAGGCAGTGCCCTGAGGATGTTCGATGAGCGCGAGGCCAGTCGCCTGCCCCTGGAGTGCCGGGGCTTCCTGATGTTCCTGGAACAGGCAGGCACCCTGGACCCGGAAACCCGGGAAACCGTGATCGAGCGGGCCCTGGCCCTGACCGACGGGGAGGTTTCCCTGTCCAAGCTGAAAGTCATCGTGCTGACCGTGATGTGGCGGAGTCAGCAGGAATTCGACGCCCTGGTGCTGGAGGAATTGCTCTCCGAGGACGAGGACGGGGAACGACTCTGTCACTGA